Genomic DNA from Gammaproteobacteria bacterium:
TTAAATGAACGTCATTATCAATCACTGACTCTGCACAGTCAGTGCTATGCTGCTTCCCGCCATCAGTTTGAATTTTCACATTAGGATTTCCTTTCAGATGTGTTTTTTCCTGCCAGCATTTTTTATACCGTAATACCATCATAAAAAACCCCGTTTTTTGGAAACGGGGTCTCGATGGTATCGCTAAAACATAGCAGCTTTAAGCACGAGCTTCGGTAGACGAGGTGGTAGCCTGAGTTTCATTGACAACTTTCTTGCCTTCTTCCAAAGCGGAGGCGAAATATTCGCGCACTTTCTCAGGATCAAAATTGAGGAAAGTACCACCCGATTCAAAGTGCTGAATAAAAATTTTACCAATCGCATAGGTCGAAGCACCACCCAGCGTCGCCATACTGACTGTTCCCGCTACCTGTCCAACAAATGGCACTACCTTGATCAAGCTGGCAGTCATCGGTGTCATCGATACCGGAACAACACCACCCAGCAAGCCTCCTATCGCCTCCTTGCCAAGGTTTTTGGAAAATGGAACCTTATAGATATTGCTGAGACTATGTAACATCTTGATTTGTAAAGAAGTGAGTGCTACCAAATCAAGGATCGGTACGGGAATCAAACTCGGCGCTACGGATCCGATGCTATAGTTACGAACAAGTTTATTTACTTTTGCAAGCCTTTGAGCGGGAGTCATTACCGCTGCTGCTTCTACCAGTGTTTCAGTAGCCATATATTATCCTCGAAAAATAGTGGGACGATTAATACAGTGTCTGCTTCCAAAAATGTGCATATAAGTGCTTACGTGCCTCAATTAAGGATAATTCGCTCTCCGTTGATTAAGTCTTTATGGCTTGCAACTGGAGTCTAGGTTGGGCAGTCTCAACCATAGGCTAGCCTACGCTAGCAACATCATCAATGTCTCCAAAAACCTCGCCCTTAAGGACGGGGAAGTAAAGGAAACGATTTTGCAACCGTTGGTAAAATGTCGGTCTTTCCCGACGGTCAGCCCGTAAGCGGCCTAAG
This window encodes:
- a CDS encoding hypothetical protein (Evidence 5 : Unknown function) → MQLESRLGSLNHRLAYASNIINVSKNLALKDGEVKETILQPLVKCRSFPTVSP
- a CDS encoding hypothetical protein (Evidence 5 : Unknown function), encoding MATETLVEAAAVMTPAQRLAKVNKLVRNYSIGSVAPSLIPVPILDLVALTSLQIKMLHSLSNIYKVPFSKNLGKEAIGGLLGGVVPVSMTPMTASLIKVVPFVGQVAGTVSMATLGGASTYAIGKIFIQHFESGGTFLNFDPEKVREYFASALEEGKKVVNETQATTSSTEARA